The following are encoded in a window of Candidatus Methylomirabilis limnetica genomic DNA:
- a CDS encoding M16 family metallopeptidase translates to MRKAINSAMRRYRLITILGLLLLLLQPVIVAAAPLAERQVLENGLTLLVRSSRALPIVTIKVMVQSGSLWEQEGRAGLANLTALLLTRGTATRTAAQIDESVDFIGASLSSSAGRDLSELDLTVLKKDLPKGLELLADALLHPAFEQGEITRKVQEIRAALRKRQEEPGEVAQEVFDDLVFGSHPYGRPLEGREATLTAITRDEIVGFYRDHYTPERTFVTVVGDVDRSEITGQIRALLGSWPKSKATVKRATEPTPLQGKIVVKKVERSVTQANIILGHQGIRRDNPDFYALTVMNYILGGGGFSSRLVERIREQKGWAYDVSSQFSPGLERGSFQVVLQTKNETAGPAIQEVVRELQRIREQGVTDQELADAKAYLTGSFPLRLDTNAKLAGLISSVEYYKLGLDYADRYRTLIDGISKEDILRVARTYLRPDGYVLVVVADQAKAALSE, encoded by the coding sequence ATGCGAAAGGCGATAAATAGCGCGATGCGACGATACCGACTGATTACGATATTGGGTCTTCTGCTGCTCCTGCTGCAGCCTGTAATCGTGGCGGCGGCCCCGTTAGCCGAACGACAGGTTCTGGAGAATGGGCTTACGCTGCTGGTCAGGAGCAGTCGGGCGCTCCCGATTGTGACCATCAAGGTGATGGTGCAATCGGGCTCCCTGTGGGAGCAGGAGGGGCGTGCGGGGCTGGCCAATCTGACGGCCCTGCTGCTGACGAGGGGCACGGCGACTCGCACAGCCGCCCAGATCGATGAGTCGGTGGACTTTATTGGCGCCTCCCTCTCTTCATCCGCTGGTCGGGATCTGAGTGAACTGGATCTGACCGTGTTGAAGAAGGATTTGCCAAAGGGGCTGGAGCTACTGGCGGACGCCCTGCTTCACCCGGCCTTTGAGCAAGGGGAGATCACCAGGAAGGTACAGGAGATCAGGGCGGCGCTACGGAAGCGGCAGGAGGAGCCTGGCGAGGTGGCTCAGGAGGTATTCGACGATCTGGTCTTTGGGAGCCACCCATACGGTCGTCCGCTGGAGGGACGCGAGGCGACCCTCACCGCGATCACCAGGGATGAGATTGTGGGGTTCTATCGCGATCACTATACTCCGGAACGGACCTTTGTGACCGTGGTGGGCGACGTCGACCGAAGCGAGATCACCGGTCAGATTCGCGCACTACTTGGTTCGTGGCCGAAAAGCAAGGCAACAGTGAAGCGGGCGACAGAGCCCACGCCGCTTCAGGGGAAGATCGTCGTCAAAAAGGTAGAACGGAGCGTGACGCAGGCGAATATCATCCTCGGTCATCAGGGAATCCGGCGGGATAATCCGGATTTCTACGCCTTGACGGTCATGAACTACATCCTGGGAGGAGGCGGGTTTTCCTCTCGCCTGGTAGAGCGAATACGTGAGCAAAAGGGCTGGGCCTATGATGTCAGCTCCCAATTCTCTCCCGGCCTGGAGCGAGGATCGTTTCAGGTGGTGCTGCAGACCAAGAATGAGACCGCCGGTCCTGCGATACAGGAGGTGGTGCGTGAGCTTCAGCGGATCCGGGAGCAGGGGGTGACCGATCAGGAGCTGGCTGATGCGAAGGCCTACCTGACCGGAAGCTTTCCCCTTCGGCTCGATACTAACGCAAAACTCGCCGGGTTGATTTCCTCGGTGGAGTATTACAAGCTCGGCTTGGACTATGCGGACCGCTACCGGACGCTGATCGATGGTATCAGCAAAGAGGACATCCTCCGAGTGGCGCGCACCTATCTCAGGCCGGATGGTTACGTCCTGGTCGTCGTGGCCGATCAGGCTAAGGCAGCGCTCTCCGAGTAG